In Musa acuminata AAA Group cultivar baxijiao chromosome BXJ2-10, Cavendish_Baxijiao_AAA, whole genome shotgun sequence, a genomic segment contains:
- the LOC135625336 gene encoding auxin response factor 2-like isoform X3: protein MGIDLNTIEEEAEEAEGKMAAAEGRGGESVCLELWHACAGPQIWLPKKTSLVVYFPQGHIEQLGGAGGDGDWLGPSDVPPHVLCRVVDVKLQAAADTDEVYAQLSLVADCKELEQHLRDDETVESRRVEEADGFNKSHTTHMFCKTLTASDTSTHGGFSVPRRAAEDCFPPLDYNQLRPLQELVAKDLHGTEWRFRHIYRGQPRRHLLTTGWSAFINKKKLVSGDAVLFLRANDGELRLGIRRADQLKRSIHSAAFSSQKNLGKLTDVANAVSARTVFCINYDPSFDSGRASRSGFIIPYWKFTKSFSHSFSTGTRFKMQIDSEDAADKRYTGLITGNGELDPLRWPGSKWKCLSVRWDGEVDMAGANRVSPWDIEPTGSALVSDVPPPTAPKKSKISHPPDHLDHPIPKRRWSWISRLGGTCKVPRGLARSRNHGFENPLSGH, encoded by the exons ATGGGGATCGATCTGAACACCATCGAGGAAGAGGCGGAGGAGGCGGAGGGGAAGATGGCTGCGGCGGAGGGTCGTGGTGGGGAGTCGGTCTGCCTGGAGCTTTGGCACGCCTGCGCCGGGCCACAGATATGGCTGCCCAAGAAGACGAGCCTGGTGGTCTACTTCCCGCAGGGGCACATCGAGCAGCTCGGAGGGGCCGGCGGCGACGGTGACTGGCTCGGGCCCAGCGATGTGCCTCCCCATGTTCTCTGCCGGGTGGTGGATGTCAAACTTCAA GCGGCGGCGGACACGGATGAGGTTTATGCTCAGCTCTCCCTGGTCGCCGATTGCAAG GAATTAGAGCAACATCTACGAGATGATGAGACTGTAGAAAGCAGGCGAGTGGAGGAGGCTGATGGCTTCAACAAGTCGCATACCACACACATGTTCTGTAAGACCCTAACTGCTTCTGACACAAGCACCCATGGAGGCTTCTCTGTCCCTCGCCGAGCTGCTGAGGATTGCTTCCCTCCTCTG GATTACAATCAGCTAAGGCCTTTACAAGAGCTTGTTGCTAAGGACTTGCATGGCACTGAGTGGAGATTCCGTCATATCTACAgag GACAACCACGTCGGCATCTGCTAACGACAGGATGGAGTGCATTTATTAACAAGAAAAAGCTTGTCTCTGGGGATGCTGTACTCTTTCTTCG GGCCAATGATGGGGAGCTTAGGTTGGGTATACGGAGGGCTGATCAACTTAAAAGAAGCATTCATTCTGCTGCTTTTAGTAGTCAGAAAAATCTTGGCAAACTCACAGATGTAGCTAATGCAGTGTCTGCAAGAACGGTCTTCTGCATTAACTATGACCCGAG CTTTGATTCTGGTAGGGCTAGTCGCTCAGGGTTCATCATTCCTTACTGGAAGTTCACAAAGAGTTTTAGTCATTCATTTTCTACTGGAACAAGATTTAAAATGCAAATTGACAGCGAAGATGCAGCAGACAAAAG GTACACAGGATTGATAACTGGGAATGGTGAGCTGGACCCTCTTAGATGGCCTGGTTCAAAATGGAAATGTCTTTCG GTGAGATGGGATGGTGAGGTAGATATGGCTGGTGCTAACAGGGTATCTCCTTGGGATATTGAGCCAACAGGTTCGGCTTTGGTTTCTGATGTTCCACCACCAACTGCTCCAAAGAAATCCAAAATTTCTCATCCTCCAGACCATCTGGATCATCCAATTCCAA AACGCAGATGGAGTTGGATATCCCGACTTGGAGGAACCTGTAAGGTTCCTCGGGGTCTTGCAAGGTCAAGAAATCATGGGTTTGAGAACCCTTTATCAGGACATTGA
- the LOC103969263 gene encoding monothiol glutaredoxin-S3, producing MMQQAIPFGGGGGGEIRRAVEENPVVVVGRSGCCMVHVVRRLLQGQGVNPVVCEVGEDADEAALVAGLQGADDDIDLAAAALPAVFVGGRLVGGLERLVAVHIAGELVPILKRAGALWL from the coding sequence ATGATGCAGCAGGCCATCCccttcggcggcggcggcggcggcgagatcAGGAGGGCGGTGGAGGAGAacccggtggtggtggtggggcggAGCGGGTGCTGCATGGTCCACGTGGTCCGGAGGCTGCTGCAGGGGCAGGGCGTGAACCCCGTGGTGTGCGAGGTGGGCGAGGACGCCGACGAGGCCGCGCTCGTGGCCGGTCTGCAGGGTGCCGACGACGACATTGACCTTGCAGCGGCGGCGCTGCCGGCAGTGTTCGTGGGCGGGCGGCTGGTGGGGGGACTGGAGCGGCTCGTGGCGGTCCACATCGCCGGCGAGCTGGTGCCCATCCTGAAGCGAGCTGGAGCCTTGTGGCTATGA
- the LOC135625336 gene encoding auxin response factor 15-like isoform X2, giving the protein MGIDLNTIEEEAEEAEGKMAAAEGRGGESVCLELWHACAGPQIWLPKKTSLVVYFPQGHIEQLGGAGGDGDWLGPSDVPPHVLCRVVDVKLQAAADTDEVYAQLSLVADCKELEQHLRDDETVESRRVEEADGFNKSHTTHMFCKTLTASDTSTHGGFSVPRRAAEDCFPPLDYNQLRPLQELVAKDLHGTEWRFRHIYRGQPRRHLLTTGWSAFINKKKLVSGDAVLFLRANDGELRLGIRRADQLKRSIHSAAFSSQKNLGKLTDVANAVSARTVFCINYDPRASRSGFIIPYWKFTKSFSHSFSTGTRFKMQIDSEDAADKRYTGLITGNGELDPLRWPGSKWKCLSVRWDGEVDMAGANRVSPWDIEPTGSALVSDVPPPTAPKKSKISHPPDHLDHPIPNGVGYPDLEEPVRFLGVLQGQEIMGLRTLYQDIDVTQFKVFGEYVRLQKVFQGQETHPPMSTRVLSHLLGTGSSWVRSIHEFSGLGTPCTSSTQVSSPSSVLMFQQASAQLPCPPALHGMDMYDMEKQMPSYDLARKLCGSAEVHETDHVWKKDSKGDHNVLPGGKRNCRLFGFPLTEMITVPNGIDGCETAGSSAKQT; this is encoded by the exons ATGGGGATCGATCTGAACACCATCGAGGAAGAGGCGGAGGAGGCGGAGGGGAAGATGGCTGCGGCGGAGGGTCGTGGTGGGGAGTCGGTCTGCCTGGAGCTTTGGCACGCCTGCGCCGGGCCACAGATATGGCTGCCCAAGAAGACGAGCCTGGTGGTCTACTTCCCGCAGGGGCACATCGAGCAGCTCGGAGGGGCCGGCGGCGACGGTGACTGGCTCGGGCCCAGCGATGTGCCTCCCCATGTTCTCTGCCGGGTGGTGGATGTCAAACTTCAA GCGGCGGCGGACACGGATGAGGTTTATGCTCAGCTCTCCCTGGTCGCCGATTGCAAG GAATTAGAGCAACATCTACGAGATGATGAGACTGTAGAAAGCAGGCGAGTGGAGGAGGCTGATGGCTTCAACAAGTCGCATACCACACACATGTTCTGTAAGACCCTAACTGCTTCTGACACAAGCACCCATGGAGGCTTCTCTGTCCCTCGCCGAGCTGCTGAGGATTGCTTCCCTCCTCTG GATTACAATCAGCTAAGGCCTTTACAAGAGCTTGTTGCTAAGGACTTGCATGGCACTGAGTGGAGATTCCGTCATATCTACAgag GACAACCACGTCGGCATCTGCTAACGACAGGATGGAGTGCATTTATTAACAAGAAAAAGCTTGTCTCTGGGGATGCTGTACTCTTTCTTCG GGCCAATGATGGGGAGCTTAGGTTGGGTATACGGAGGGCTGATCAACTTAAAAGAAGCATTCATTCTGCTGCTTTTAGTAGTCAGAAAAATCTTGGCAAACTCACAGATGTAGCTAATGCAGTGTCTGCAAGAACGGTCTTCTGCATTAACTATGACCCGAG GGCTAGTCGCTCAGGGTTCATCATTCCTTACTGGAAGTTCACAAAGAGTTTTAGTCATTCATTTTCTACTGGAACAAGATTTAAAATGCAAATTGACAGCGAAGATGCAGCAGACAAAAG GTACACAGGATTGATAACTGGGAATGGTGAGCTGGACCCTCTTAGATGGCCTGGTTCAAAATGGAAATGTCTTTCG GTGAGATGGGATGGTGAGGTAGATATGGCTGGTGCTAACAGGGTATCTCCTTGGGATATTGAGCCAACAGGTTCGGCTTTGGTTTCTGATGTTCCACCACCAACTGCTCCAAAGAAATCCAAAATTTCTCATCCTCCAGACCATCTGGATCATCCAATTCCAA ATGGAGTTGGATATCCCGACTTGGAGGAACCTGTAAGGTTCCTCGGGGTCTTGCAAGGTCAAGAAATCATGGGTTTGAGAACCCTTTATCAGGACATTGACGTAACACAATTCAAGGTCTTTGGAGAATACGTACGACTCCAGAAGGTCTTCCAAGGTCAAGAAACGCATCCACCAATGTCCACAAGGGTCTTGAGTCACCTACTTGGCACAGGAAGCAGTTGGGTTAGATCAATTCATGAGTTCAGTGGCCTTGGGACTCCATGCACATCTTCAACTCAAGTGTCATCTCCATCCTCCGTTCTGATGTTTCAGCAAGCAAGTGCACAGCTCCCCTGTCCTCCTGCACTTCATGGCATGGATATGTACGACATGGAAAAGCAAATGCCTTCGTATGACTTGGCCAGGAAGCTTTGTGGATCAGCAGAAGTGCATGAAACGGATCATGTTTGGAAGAAAGACTCGAAGGGCGATCACAATGTTCTTCCCGGTGGTAAGAGAAACTGCAGGCTCTTCGGATTTCCCCTGACCGAGATGATCACAGTGCCAAATGGAATAGATGGCTGCGAAACTGCAGGATCGTCGGCAAAACAGACGTGA
- the LOC135625336 gene encoding auxin response factor 15-like isoform X1 has translation MGIDLNTIEEEAEEAEGKMAAAEGRGGESVCLELWHACAGPQIWLPKKTSLVVYFPQGHIEQLGGAGGDGDWLGPSDVPPHVLCRVVDVKLQAAADTDEVYAQLSLVADCKELEQHLRDDETVESRRVEEADGFNKSHTTHMFCKTLTASDTSTHGGFSVPRRAAEDCFPPLDYNQLRPLQELVAKDLHGTEWRFRHIYRGQPRRHLLTTGWSAFINKKKLVSGDAVLFLRANDGELRLGIRRADQLKRSIHSAAFSSQKNLGKLTDVANAVSARTVFCINYDPSFDSGRASRSGFIIPYWKFTKSFSHSFSTGTRFKMQIDSEDAADKRYTGLITGNGELDPLRWPGSKWKCLSVRWDGEVDMAGANRVSPWDIEPTGSALVSDVPPPTAPKKSKISHPPDHLDHPIPNGVGYPDLEEPVRFLGVLQGQEIMGLRTLYQDIDVTQFKVFGEYVRLQKVFQGQETHPPMSTRVLSHLLGTGSSWVRSIHEFSGLGTPCTSSTQVSSPSSVLMFQQASAQLPCPPALHGMDMYDMEKQMPSYDLARKLCGSAEVHETDHVWKKDSKGDHNVLPGGKRNCRLFGFPLTEMITVPNGIDGCETAGSSAKQT, from the exons ATGGGGATCGATCTGAACACCATCGAGGAAGAGGCGGAGGAGGCGGAGGGGAAGATGGCTGCGGCGGAGGGTCGTGGTGGGGAGTCGGTCTGCCTGGAGCTTTGGCACGCCTGCGCCGGGCCACAGATATGGCTGCCCAAGAAGACGAGCCTGGTGGTCTACTTCCCGCAGGGGCACATCGAGCAGCTCGGAGGGGCCGGCGGCGACGGTGACTGGCTCGGGCCCAGCGATGTGCCTCCCCATGTTCTCTGCCGGGTGGTGGATGTCAAACTTCAA GCGGCGGCGGACACGGATGAGGTTTATGCTCAGCTCTCCCTGGTCGCCGATTGCAAG GAATTAGAGCAACATCTACGAGATGATGAGACTGTAGAAAGCAGGCGAGTGGAGGAGGCTGATGGCTTCAACAAGTCGCATACCACACACATGTTCTGTAAGACCCTAACTGCTTCTGACACAAGCACCCATGGAGGCTTCTCTGTCCCTCGCCGAGCTGCTGAGGATTGCTTCCCTCCTCTG GATTACAATCAGCTAAGGCCTTTACAAGAGCTTGTTGCTAAGGACTTGCATGGCACTGAGTGGAGATTCCGTCATATCTACAgag GACAACCACGTCGGCATCTGCTAACGACAGGATGGAGTGCATTTATTAACAAGAAAAAGCTTGTCTCTGGGGATGCTGTACTCTTTCTTCG GGCCAATGATGGGGAGCTTAGGTTGGGTATACGGAGGGCTGATCAACTTAAAAGAAGCATTCATTCTGCTGCTTTTAGTAGTCAGAAAAATCTTGGCAAACTCACAGATGTAGCTAATGCAGTGTCTGCAAGAACGGTCTTCTGCATTAACTATGACCCGAG CTTTGATTCTGGTAGGGCTAGTCGCTCAGGGTTCATCATTCCTTACTGGAAGTTCACAAAGAGTTTTAGTCATTCATTTTCTACTGGAACAAGATTTAAAATGCAAATTGACAGCGAAGATGCAGCAGACAAAAG GTACACAGGATTGATAACTGGGAATGGTGAGCTGGACCCTCTTAGATGGCCTGGTTCAAAATGGAAATGTCTTTCG GTGAGATGGGATGGTGAGGTAGATATGGCTGGTGCTAACAGGGTATCTCCTTGGGATATTGAGCCAACAGGTTCGGCTTTGGTTTCTGATGTTCCACCACCAACTGCTCCAAAGAAATCCAAAATTTCTCATCCTCCAGACCATCTGGATCATCCAATTCCAA ATGGAGTTGGATATCCCGACTTGGAGGAACCTGTAAGGTTCCTCGGGGTCTTGCAAGGTCAAGAAATCATGGGTTTGAGAACCCTTTATCAGGACATTGACGTAACACAATTCAAGGTCTTTGGAGAATACGTACGACTCCAGAAGGTCTTCCAAGGTCAAGAAACGCATCCACCAATGTCCACAAGGGTCTTGAGTCACCTACTTGGCACAGGAAGCAGTTGGGTTAGATCAATTCATGAGTTCAGTGGCCTTGGGACTCCATGCACATCTTCAACTCAAGTGTCATCTCCATCCTCCGTTCTGATGTTTCAGCAAGCAAGTGCACAGCTCCCCTGTCCTCCTGCACTTCATGGCATGGATATGTACGACATGGAAAAGCAAATGCCTTCGTATGACTTGGCCAGGAAGCTTTGTGGATCAGCAGAAGTGCATGAAACGGATCATGTTTGGAAGAAAGACTCGAAGGGCGATCACAATGTTCTTCCCGGTGGTAAGAGAAACTGCAGGCTCTTCGGATTTCCCCTGACCGAGATGATCACAGTGCCAAATGGAATAGATGGCTGCGAAACTGCAGGATCGTCGGCAAAACAGACGTGA
- the LOC135624209 gene encoding signaling peptide TAXIMIN 2-like, which yields MDDCRPLGFLIGLPFAVLALALSLVGAVVWILGTILSCLCPCCICFSGLANLAVALIKAPVNVIRWFVRQIPC from the exons ATGGACGACTGCCGGCCTCTGGGGTTCTTGATAGGGTTGCCCTTCGCCGTCCTCGCGTTGGCGCTGTCGCTCGTCGGAGCTGTGGTGTGGATACTTGG GACCATTCTCAGTTGCCTGTGCCCTTGCTGCATCTGCTTCTCCGGCCTGGCCAACCTGGCGGTGGCTCTCATCAAGGCGCCGGTCAACGTCATCCGATGGTTCGTCCGTCAGATTCCCTGCTGA